A single genomic interval of uncultured Cohaesibacter sp. harbors:
- a CDS encoding alpha/beta fold hydrolase has translation MQTRLNCVDMGEGEGAPVVFLHGFGGDVSSWSNFQVGLSGSWRTLAFDLPGHGGSLAYPKTCNAVVAAKAVLDDLEAMGIGKVHLVGHSMGGAAAAVIALRRSELVASLSLLAPGGFGSEINQALLRRYAAQTDEEGLRMVLEQFFGSEFRLPRAMAGYAAQLRQDPRVCESLKRTAEAILDGKRQKTLPLDELGGLSIPIKVIWGRQDRVIPVGQCVGLPPMMAVHIFEKAGHMVHLEASREVLSLIRQSIRSAR, from the coding sequence GTGCAAACCAGATTGAATTGCGTGGATATGGGCGAAGGTGAGGGCGCGCCCGTCGTGTTCCTGCATGGTTTTGGTGGCGATGTGAGCAGCTGGTCGAATTTTCAGGTGGGGCTCTCCGGTTCCTGGCGCACTCTTGCGTTCGATCTGCCGGGGCACGGCGGCTCGCTGGCCTATCCCAAGACATGCAATGCTGTGGTCGCCGCCAAGGCGGTTCTGGATGATCTGGAAGCAATGGGTATTGGCAAGGTGCATCTGGTGGGGCATTCCATGGGCGGGGCGGCAGCGGCAGTCATCGCCTTGAGGAGATCTGAGCTTGTCGCGTCGCTCAGCCTCCTGGCGCCAGGGGGCTTTGGCTCTGAAATCAACCAAGCCCTGTTGCGCCGCTATGCAGCGCAGACCGATGAGGAAGGCTTGCGGATGGTGCTGGAGCAGTTTTTCGGCTCCGAGTTCCGATTGCCCCGTGCCATGGCTGGCTATGCGGCGCAGCTGCGTCAGGATCCGCGTGTGTGCGAAAGCCTGAAGCGGACTGCTGAAGCCATCCTCGATGGCAAGAGGCAGAAGACACTGCCTCTGGATGAGCTGGGGGGCTTGTCTATTCCGATCAAGGTTATCTGGGGGCGTCAGGATCGCGTCATACCTGTCGGACAATGCGTTGGCTTGCCTCCCATGATGGCCGTGCATATTTTCGAGAAAGCAGGCCACATGGTGCATCTGGAAGCCAGCCGCGAGGTGTTGTCTCTCATTCGACAATCCATTCGCTCTGCTCGTTAA